A portion of the Cervus canadensis isolate Bull #8, Minnesota chromosome 26, ASM1932006v1, whole genome shotgun sequence genome contains these proteins:
- the LOC122428361 gene encoding placenta-specific gene 8 protein-like, whose amino-acid sequence MNPVVSQPGYGSVVSASSDWQTGTFDCFDDIGICLCGAFCPLCLSCQIASDMNEFCLCGSSVAMRTMYRTRYGIPGSICKDFLCLAFLPHCALCQLKRDIEKRKAMNAL is encoded by the exons ATGAACCCAGTTGTCTCGCAGCCAGGTTATGGCTCGGTGGTCTCGGCGTCTAGTGACTGGCAAACCGGCACCTTTGACTGCTTTGATGACATAGGGATCT GTCTCTGTGGGGCCTTCTGTCCCCTGTGCCTTTCGTGTCAGATCGCCTCTGACATGAACGAATTCTGCCTGTGCGGATCAAGTGTCGCCATGAGGACAATGTATCGGACCCGATACGGCATCCCG GGATCCATTTGTAAAGATTTCCTGTGTCTGGCATTTTTACCACACTGTGCCCTTTGCCAACTCAAGCGAGAtattgaaaagagaaaagcaatgaatGCTTTATAA
- the LOC122428360 gene encoding LOW QUALITY PROTEIN: pyridine nucleotide-disulfide oxidoreductase domain-containing protein 1-like (The sequence of the model RefSeq protein was modified relative to this genomic sequence to represent the inferred CDS: inserted 2 bases in 1 codon), with the protein MEAPCSPPTAGKFVVVGGGIAGVTCAEQLAINFPSEDILLITASPVIKVVTNFKQVSKVLEEFDVEEQPSTMLENRFPNIKVIESGVKQLKSKEHCILTEDGNQHIYKKLCLCAGAKPKLICEGNPYVLGIRDTDSAQXYEIEGCEVIWVIKDKAIGNTFFDAGAAEFLTSKLIDEKPEAKIARKRTRYTTEGRKKEAQTGANAGNIGSALGPDWHEGLDLKGTKEFSHKIHIETMCEVKKIYLQEEFRISEKKSLSFPRDHHDQSVTTDKEIWPVYVELTNEKIFGCDFIVSATGVTPNTEPFLCGNNFDVGEDGGLKVDDHMHTSLPDIYAAGDICTASWHPSPVWQQMRLWTQARQMGWYAAKCMAAASVGESIDMDFSFELFAHVTKFFNYKVVLLGKYNAQGLGSNHELLLRCTKGQEYIKAVLQNGQMMGAVLIGETDLEETFENLILNQMNLSAYGEDLLDPNIDIEDYFD; encoded by the exons ATGGAGGCTCCGTGCTCGCCCCCGACGGCGGGGAAGTTCGTTGTGGTCGGCGGTGGCATCGCGGGTGTCACGTGTGCGGAGCAGTTGGCAATTAATTTTCCATCAGAAGATATTCTCCTGATAACAGCTTCTCCTGTTATTAAAGTGGTTACAAATTTCAAGCAG GTTTCTAAAGTATTGGAAGAATTTGATGTTGAAGAACAACCAAGTACCATGTTAGAAAATCGCTTTCCCAACATTAAGGTTATAGAATCTGGAGTGAAGCAACTAAAGAGCAAAGAGCATTGCATTTTAACTGAAGATGGCAATCAGCATATTTATAAGAAGCTCTGTCTGTGTGCTGGAGCAAAACCAAAATTGATATGTGAAGGAAATCCTTATGTGTTAGGAATCCGTGATACAGACAGTGCACA GTATGAAATTGAAGGCTGTGAAGTAATTTGGGTCATTAAAGATAAAGCAATTGGGAATACTTTCTTCGATGCAGGAGCAGCTGAATTCTTGACTTCAAAGCTCATTGATGAAAAACCAGAGGCTAAAATTGCACGAAAAAGAACCAGATACACAACTGAAGGACGGAAAAAGGAAGCACAAACCGGAGCTAATGCTGGTAACATAGGCAGCGCCCTGGGACCCGACTGGCATGAAGGGCTGGATCTTAAAGGAACAAAAGAGTTTTCTCATAAAATTCACATTGAAACCATGTGTGAAGTAAAGAAAATTTACCTTCAGGAAGAATTTAGAATTTCTGAGAAAAAATCCTTGTCTTTTCCAAGAGACCATCATGATCAGTCAGTTACTACTGACAAAGAGATATGGCCTGTATATGTGGAATTGACCAATGAAAAGATATTTGGCTGCGATTTCATTGTCAGTGCTACAGGAGTTACACCAAATACAGAACCTTTTCTCTGTGGCAACAATTTTGATGTAGGAGAAGACGGTGGCCTGAAGGTGGATGACCACATGCACACGTCCCTTCCTGACATCTACGCCGCAGGTGATATTTGCACGGCCTCCTGGCATCCCAGCCCTGTGTGGCAACAGATGAGGCTGTGGACCCAGGCTAGGCAGATGGGCTGGTATGCGGCAAAGTGCATGGCTGCAGCTAGCGTGGGAGAGTCCATTGACATGGATTTCAGCTTTGAACTTTTCGCTCATGTAACAAAATTTTTTAACTATAAGGTTGTATTACTGGGAAAATACAATGCACAGGGCTTGGGTTCAAACCATGAACTACTGCTGAGGTGTACCAAAGGGCAGGAGTACATCAAAGCCGTCCTGCAGAACGGGCAAATGATGGGCGCCGTCTTAATTGGTGAGACTGACTtagaagaaacatttgaaaatttaattttaaaccaGATGAACCTTTCAGCATATGGAGAAGATCTGCTGGATCCAAATATTGATATAGAAGATTATTTTGACTAG